In Streptomyces sp. ML-6, the genomic stretch GTCACTCGCCCCCTCCGCATCGCCTGCACCGACGCCTTCACCGTCCGCGCCACCCCCGTTCTCGTACGCGCGCGCCGAGGCGTCCACGTGCGCGAGCCGCCGCAGCGCGCCGAACATCGCCTCCCCCAGCACCGTGCCCACGACCACGCTCTCCACCAGGTCCTCGCGCGCCGCCCGGCGCCCCACGTAGTCGAGGTCGGCCCGCGCGACCGGTTCGGCCGCCGCCGCATAGACGTCGAGCAGTTCGACGAATCCGCCGTGCCCGGCCCGTCGCAGCGCGACGATCACCTCGGCCAGGGACTCACCGGCCGGCCCCTCCGCGTCCGCCCGCCAACCGCGCCGTTCCACCAGTTCCGCCACCTCGTCGCGGGCCTCGTCCAGCTCGGGCCCGGGATCGTCGCCCGCCGGCTGGCCGAGGCGCTTCACCGTGCAGCCCAGCACCTTGTGCACCGGCCGCTCGGGGTCGTCGACCACCCGCAGCACCTCGCCGATGGCCGCCAGCGAGAGCCCGCCGACGTCCAGCAGGGCACGGATCAGCCGCAGCCTGCGCTCGTGCCCCTCGTCGTAACTGGCCTGGTTCGGGCTGGTCAACCGCCCGGCCGGCAGCAGCCCTTCCCGTACGTAGAACTTGATCGTCGGTACCGGGACCCCGGACCTGTGGCTCAACTCTCCGATGCGCACCGCGTGTTCACACCCTTCCGCGCTTGCCAACCCCCGGAGCCATCATAGATAGTTCCACTACCGGATAGCGGCGAGTGCCACTATCCATAATCCTTTGGGGGTCCCATGCCTTCCCGGTTCTCATCCGCCCCGCTCCTGCCCTCCTGGCGTTCCTGGCACCGGCCGTTGATGCTCTTCGCCGCGGCGATGACCGTCATGACGGTCGTCTCGGCCGTGGGGCTGGTGGCCGACGACCGGGTCCTCGCGGGCACGGCGATATGGTCCAAGCCGTTCAAGTTCGCGACCTCGTTCGTCGTGTACGCGCTCGCGCTCGCCTGGATGCTGACGCTGGTCACCCGCGGCCGACGGGTCGGCTGGTGGGCGGGCACGGTGGTCGCGGCGGCCTGTCTGGCCGAGATGGCGATCATCACCGGCCAGGTGATCCGCGGGAAGCGCAGCCACTTCAACCACGCCACCCCGTTCGACGAGGCGTTGTTCAACGCGATGGCCGTCACGGTCGTCGTCCTGTGGACCGGCACGCTGGTCATCGCGGTCCTGCTGCTGCGCACCCGCATGGCCGACCGCGCCGCCGCCTGGGCGATACGTTCGGGCGTGCTCCTCGCCCTGGTGGGCGCCGCGTTCGGTTTCCTGATGACACAGCCCACCCCCGAGCAGCGGGCGGCCGGAAACCTGGACACCGCCGACGTGATCGGCGCCCACGCCGTCGGCGTACCGGACGGCGGCCCGTCGATGCCGCTCACCGGCTGGTCCACCACCGGCGGCGACCTGCGCATACCGCACTTCGTCGGGATGCACGCGCTCCAGCTGCTGCCGCTCCTCCTGCTCGTCCTGATGTCCCTCGCCCCGCGTTTCGCGCGGCTGCGCGATCCGCGGGTCCGGCTGCGGCTGGTGCTGGTCGCCTCGGGGTCGTACGCGGCACTCGTCGCGCTCGTCACCTGGCAGGCGCTGCGCGGCCGGCCGCTGATCCACCCGGACGGCGCGACGCTCGGCGCCGCCGCCCTGCTCGTGGCGGCAACCGCCACCGGCGGCCTGCTCGCCCTGCGGACGCCCCGCGCGGACCGACGGCCGGGGCCGCGGTCCGGCCACGCCCCGGAGCACGGCCCCGGCTCGAACCCCGATCCCGACCCGAAGTCCGACCCCCACCCGAAGTCCGATCCCGCGGAAACGAAGGAGCTCGTGGCATGACCGGTGCGCTCTTCGAGATCTCGTTCCTCCTGGCGGCCCCCTTCTGGCTGCTCATGATCCTGGCGCCCGGCCTGCGCCTCACGGCCCGCGTCGCCGCCTCCCCGCTCACCGTGCTGCCGGTGCTGGCGGTCTACCTGATCATGGCGGTGCCCGTCCTCCCCGAACTCTGGGACGCGGTGCGCAGCCCCGACATCGACACCTTCCGCGACCTGACGGCCCTGGCGAACGGGGCCGGGGCGATCTGGGCCCAGGTGATCGCCTGGGATCTGCTGCTGGGCCAGTGGATGTTCCTGGAAGGGCGCCGGCTGGGGATCTCCCCGTGGGTGATGGGCCCGCTGCTGGTGCTGACGATCCTGCTGTCGCCGTTCGGCCTGCTGATCTTCCTGGTCCTGCGGGCGGTACGGGGGCCGAGCGCCCGTACCGGGAACGGAGCCCCTGACCGGGCCGCCGTCCGCACCCCGGCCGGATGA encodes the following:
- a CDS encoding ABA4-like family protein, which translates into the protein MTGALFEISFLLAAPFWLLMILAPGLRLTARVAASPLTVLPVLAVYLIMAVPVLPELWDAVRSPDIDTFRDLTALANGAGAIWAQVIAWDLLLGQWMFLEGRRLGISPWVMGPLLVLTILLSPFGLLIFLVLRAVRGPSARTGNGAPDRAAVRTPAG
- a CDS encoding MerR family transcriptional regulator, which gives rise to MRIGELSHRSGVPVPTIKFYVREGLLPAGRLTSPNQASYDEGHERRLRLIRALLDVGGLSLAAIGEVLRVVDDPERPVHKVLGCTVKRLGQPAGDDPGPELDEARDEVAELVERRGWRADAEGPAGESLAEVIVALRRAGHGGFVELLDVYAAAAEPVARADLDYVGRRAAREDLVESVVVGTVLGEAMFGALRRLAHVDASARAYENGGGADGEGVGAGDAEGASDAGDAGGARDGAGGAGTGAAAEG